CTGGTAGTCGAGGACGACCGGTTGACCGGTGTCGAGCTGACCGATGGTCGAGTGATCGCGCGGACGGCGGTGTTCATCCGGCCAGGCAACCTGCCTCATGCCGATGGTCTGCTTACCAGCCTGGGCTGCAAGGTCGATGTGGCTGGCTTCGTCACGGTCGATGCCACCGGCCGGACTAGCACCTTCGGTGTCTGGGCGGCCGGCAATGTGGTCGATCCGCGCGCCCAGGTGATCACCTCGGCCGGCGCCGGATCGGCGGCGGCGATCGCCATCAACGCTGACCTCGTTCAAGAGGATGTCGAACGCGCGGCGGAAGATCACCGCGCGGCTGGTGGCGCGTCCTCTCCGTAAGCAGCTGGCGACGCTTCGTCCGTCGCACCTCGCAGCCGATGCTCGACGCGGACGGGCCGTTAAGCCGGCCCACTGTTTGTGGAATAGCGGCGGCGCTCCAACCACGTCCGGACATCGACTCCCAATACGAGCGGCGCCTGATTTCCAGTTGGATCTGATGCCTCCGGCCTGGGACGCGCATCTAGTCGCGCGATCATCCAGATGATCGCGCGACTGGACGAACTCTTGATCAGTTCTTAACCGTGGGCGAAGGCCCGCGCTTAGCCTCGACCTAACGGCGTGGTATCCCTAGCTTGCGGCTGACTGCCGAGCGCCCGCGCTTAGGCCAGTCCCGACCAGTCGCTTGGCCGGCCGGTCAGACGCTCCCGTCAGGCGGTGACGTCGCGCACGCGCACCGCGACGAGCGTGATCGCAATACAGATCGCGCCATAGATCGCGAGCGCCTCGATCGATTGACCTACGCTCGGCTCATATGCCCGGGCCGTGGCCAGTGCCGTGCCCGGGATGAGCTGTGGCCCGACCACCCGTGTGATCACGCTGTTCGCGTAAACGATCGGGAAGTACCCGGCTATGTCGCGCCAGTGCCCCCCTAATCCGAACAGGATGCTCCGGAGAATGTACTGGGCCAGTGTCGCACCCAACCCGACTCCCACGCCGACAGCCGCTGACCGGGCCAGCGTCGCGGCTGCGTAGGACACCACCAGGTAGAAGGCGGACACAAACCAGGCAGTCACGAAACCCGCGAGCAGGGTACTGAGGAAAGTCGCGCTCCATACCCCTGCGGTCAGTAGTGCGCTGCCGCTGAACACGGCGACGAGTACGCCGGCGATTGATCCGGCGACCAGGACCGCAAGGATTCCCAGGGCAACGGCGGCCAGCAGGACCGCTTGCGCACTAAGGGCCTGTTCGAGTCGGTTGGGGCTGCGGCTCAATACCGACCGGATCGTGCCCCAGCCGTACTCGTTGCCGGCCCAGCTCGCGCCCAGCAGCGGCCAGAAGAACGGCGCGAATATCGAGCTGAACGAGAGTGCGGCCAGCCAGCCGCGCGGCAGCAACAAATCTCCCCGCTCAACGACATTCGCGCCGAGGACGCACGAGGCTCCAAGCGTAAGCGCACTGATCAGCGCCACAACGGCGCGCGGCATCCACCATTTCTCGAGCTTCAGCCATTCGAACGAGATCAGCGCCGTCATCAGTTGTCTCTCACGATGTCGAGAAAGTAGTGCTCCAGGCTGAGTTCGCGCGGCCTTACTCCGGATACGTACAGGCCGTTCTCCGCCAGGATTCTGGTGATCTCGGTTGCCCTGCCCTCCGGCGCCCCGACCACCAGGCAGTCGTCCTCGCGCACGAGCGAGGAGATCCACGGGACAACCCGCAGGATCTGCTCCGCATCCGCGATCCGGTCGATGCGCACCTCGAGCATGTCATCGTTTCCAAGCAGGTCCGCCACCCGGCCCTCGACAACGATCCGTCCTCGCGTCATGATTGCGATCCGGTCGCAGATCTGCTCCACCTCGTGGAGGACATGGCTTGAGATGAGCACTGTGTGGCCCGCTTCCTTGAGGCGCCGCATCAGGTCGCGCATCGCCACGATGCCCGCCGGGTCGAGACCGTTGGCGGGCTCGTCCAAGATAAGCAGGTCCGGCCGGTGGAGCAGCGCGGCGCCGACGGCAAGGCGTTGCTTCATGCCAAGCGAATTAGGTGCGGAACCGCTTGCTCGCCGCGCTCGCCAGGTCGACGAGTTCGAGGATTTCGGAGACCCTCCCGTACGGCGTTCGGGTCAGGCGAGCCATGGCGCGGAGGTTGTCGCGCCCCGACAGGTAGGGGTAGAAGGTCGGCGTCTCGATAATGGCGCCCGTCCGCCTGAGGACGGCCGGAAGGTCGCTGGCGATGTTCAGCCCCAGGATCCTCGCGTTCCCGGATGTCGGGCGCACCAGGCCGAGGAGCATGCGCATGGTGGTTGTCTTTCCGGCGCCGTTGGGGCCGAGGAAGCCGAAGATCTCGCCGCGTTCTACCGTGAGGTTCAGGTGGTCGACCGCGACCTGGTGCCCATACCACTTGGTTAGGTCCAGGATCTCGATGCCTGGCGCGCCGCCTCCGACGGTCGGCATCAGGCGCGGCCACTGACGGCACGCAGCCGGCCCCAGCCCTCGGCGAGGAGGCCGCCGACGAGTCCGACCGTCGCGGCGACGACCGGAGCGATGAGCAGGTGCGAGGCCGCGGCGTTGAACTGGTTGGCGATCGCGAAGGCCGTAACATCCCCCCAGCGGCTCCGCAGGTAATCGGGGTCGGCGGCCATGTTCTGCTCCAGGCGCGGGAGCGACGTGAACGCCAGGGCGAAGCCGAAGGTGACCGTGATCACGACACAGGCCATCGCTCCCCATACTGCCGCGAGGATGCCGAGGGGCAACGAGCGTGTCCGGTGCGCGATATAGGTGCCCGCCGCCCCCCAGACCGCGAAGGCGCCCAGCAGGAGCGGAGCGGACGCCAGGAGGCTGGCACTTCCGGACAGGTCGGCAAAGGTTTCGACTGAGAGGTTCAGAATCCACATCGAACCCGTTACCAATCCAGCTAGGGTGCCGTAACTAAGGGCCGTCGTGCGACCAGGGTTTGATTCCGTGGTGACCGCAACTACGACGCCGGCGTACCCCAGCAACATCGCGACAGGCTCGACGACATAGATCAAACTGTCGGGCTCGTTGAGGACCGGCGTGTAGAGCAGAACTCGGCCGCCGATCAGGCCGAGGTCAAGCAGGATTCCAGCCAGCAGTGCCCGGCGCAGCATGGGCGCGAGGGACTCCTGCCACTTCGCCGAGCTCGCAAGTTCGCCCACCTTTTCTGTTGGGTCATTCCGTGTTGCCCTAGTGGCACTCACGAGAATGCCGAGCGCAGCGGTGCCGAGCGCAGGAGGGCGCGCACCGCGGTGGCGCTCGCGCCCGCCATCAGCCCCACGATTAGGACCAACCACAGCACGGTCGCATGCCCGGACTGGAGCGTCACCGCGTCGAACAGACCCGGGGCACGGAAGTGCGCCACCACACCCCAAGCGACGGTTGCCACGGTCATGACCACAAGCGACGCCGCTGCCCCCACACTCGGGACGAAGGCGAAGCGCACGCGTCGCTCGTCCAGAGCATCGCGGCCGAGGGCGCGCACGATGGCCGCGGTGCCGGCAACCACGCACGCCAGGATCCACACGGTGTAGGCCGTCCCGAGCAGGGTTCCCGCCGTGAAGATAGCCGTCGTCGAGACGGCGCCGCCTCTTCCTCGGGCCGCCGCTTGCTGGCGTCGTGATGCTGGTGCCGCCCGTGGTAACGCTAGTCGCGCATGTCATTTCCAATGGCGCCGGTGAGGCGCCCGGGTCCACGCCGTGACCGCCAGCGGCGCACCGCCAACTAGCAGGAATAATGCCGCTCCGATGGCGCCGGCCGCGAGCGCATCGGCCGCCGCGCTGAGCGGGTTGCCCAGATCCAACTCAAGCAGGGGCCCCGTATGGCCTGCGGCCATGTTGAATGCGTAGGGGCCGTCATCGACCAGCGTGCCGAAGTGCATGAGTGCGACCACGCATGCCGCATACGCGCACAGCACGGTCAGGATGGCGGTCTGGATGGTGGCGATCGGACTCCTTGGCCGCCCGGTCCTCTCGTCGAGATGGCGGTGTGCGTCCAGCGCCCCGGCGGCGACATCGACGAGCGCA
The Candidatus Dormiibacterota bacterium DNA segment above includes these coding regions:
- a CDS encoding ATP-binding cassette domain-containing protein, which produces MPTVGGGAPGIEILDLTKWYGHQVAVDHLNLTVERGEIFGFLGPNGAGKTTTMRMLLGLVRPTSGNARILGLNIASDLPAVLRRTGAIIETPTFYPYLSGRDNLRAMARLTRTPYGRVSEILELVDLASAASKRFRT
- a CDS encoding ABC transporter ATP-binding protein gives rise to the protein MKQRLAVGAALLHRPDLLILDEPANGLDPAGIVAMRDLMRRLKEAGHTVLISSHVLHEVEQICDRIAIMTRGRIVVEGRVADLLGNDDMLEVRIDRIADAEQILRVVPWISSLVREDDCLVVGAPEGRATEITRILAENGLYVSGVRPRELSLEHYFLDIVRDN